Proteins encoded by one window of Pecten maximus chromosome 15, xPecMax1.1, whole genome shotgun sequence:
- the LOC117343282 gene encoding uncharacterized protein LOC117343282 — MATSVSNSAMIEICLTANIIPLPPTPPYTGLQKTANHVGEKIVTMNKASMESLREKMVADNTSCGLEKPDLINAEMDGRYNNPLFSGDRTPYQGAIQVTMTLCEQLTSDKKIPSVFTGNTLCKRAEYLRMCGVEATCPNHTGICTSNVAEDAAMGNEEAWATIVGEEIADTLKVNYLTTDGDSKTHSGMKKSHPACTNLKDPRHLVKSVKREFSKSTFSADLFHKFQGLPYGMLKSRLATDVRNRCVTELERHILFIEET, encoded by the coding sequence ATGGCTACATCAGTCTCCAATTCAGCAATGATTGAAATATGCCTGACTGCCAACATCATTCCCCTCCCACCCACCCCCCCTTACACTGGATTACAGAAAACAGCCAATCATGTTGGAGAAAAAATTGTCACCATGAACAAGGCAAGCATGGAGAGTCTGAGAGAGAAAATGGTTGCAGATAATACGAGTTGTGGACTTGAGAAGCCTGACCTCATCAATGCTGAGATGGATGGGAGGTACAACAATCCACTATTTAGTGGAGACCGGACACCCTATCAAGGAGCCATCCAGGTCACCATGACCCTGTGCGAACAACTGACATCGGATAAGAAAATCCCAAGTGTGTTCACAGGCAACACACTTTGTAAGCGTGCTGAGTACCTGAGAATGTGTGGGGTAGAGGCCACCTGTCCTAACCACACAGGAATCTGCACATCTAATGTGGCTGAGGATGCTGCCATGGGGAATGAGGAAGCCTGGGCCACCATTGTTGGAGAGGAGATTGCTGACACCCTTAAAGTAAACTACCTTACCACAGACGGAGATAGCAAAACCCACTCTGGTATGAAGAAGTCTCATCCAGCATGCACAAACTTGAAAGACCCTCGACACCTAGTGAAATCAGTGAAGAGAGAATTTTCAAAGAGCACATTCAGTGCAGACCTGTTTCACAAATTCCAAGGCCTACCTTATGGAATGCTGAAGTCAAGACTGGCCACTGATGTAAGAAACAGGTGTGTTACAGAGCTGGAAAGGCATATATTATTCATCGAGGAAACATAG